The Venturia canescens isolate UGA chromosome 7, ASM1945775v1, whole genome shotgun sequence genome segment TACGGGCCACTGAAATCAACGATCGAGTCTTTGGCGGCGTTTTCTGAATGGAAGGCGGAGAGAATTCTCCTTGTGCTAATGTCAGAGAAACCGAGGAAGAAGCTGGAGGGACTGTTCAAGTTTGCATGGGCCAAAAAATTACTCGATTTTACGATAATCGAATTGATAGAGGCGCGTGTTCCAGAAGAGCTGGCGGATTCGGTCCCTCGACCTGTCATCCATCACTACAATCCGTTCAAGAAAGAATATACGAGAATCAATTGGActccgaatgaaaatttttttcctcggaaAGGCCTCAACATGTGGGGCTATCGATTGAAAATTGGCGTTTTGCACGAGCCACCGATGTCGTTCGTTAAGTTTAACGAGTCTAGCAAAATCCCAATCAGCCTTAAAGGCGCGAATATAAACTTGGTCAAACTGATGGCCGAAAGATTAAATTTCACAGCTGTTTGGGTGgcttttcaacaattttctgAAATCAGGCAGGACCCAACGCCTTCCGGATTGTACAGATTAATGAattccgaaaaaatcgatttgttgGCGAGTATGTCGCCTCATCACACGAATTCGAAAGAATACCGAATTCAGAGAACATCGAGCGTGATGGTTGACAGACTGTGTCCCGTAGTGCCGATTACAAGAACCGTTCACGTATTCAACGTAGCCGATACAATTCGAACTTTTCCCGTGGTGTTGGTTATTCTCATAGTATTTTGGATACCGGCATATCTATTGAAGTTTGATTCTCGTTACTGGAAGCCGATAtccattttcaaattgtttttgGGTTTCGCATGGGCTACCGCGCCAAAAAATAATGCTGAGCGCGTCGTGTTCGCTTGCATCCTCTTTTTATCggttatttatttcaatacgATGTTTGCAAGTTCCACCAAAGCGCGTTTCATCTACGACAAAGCGGCCTCCATCACCACCTTTCAAGATCTCGACGATTCTGGACTGACGCCGATGGTAAGCTCTTTTTTATACAACAAGACATTCGCCCAAGACGAGGGCTCCTTGTCGAACCTCAAGAAGAAAAGTATCGCCGTGTCCGACATTGGTAAGTGTCCCTTTTACGCCGCTAAACACAATAATATTTGTTGCATTATGGGCGAAAGAGACGTGCTATTGACGATGGTAGGAAATGAGGACTACAGACACAGGCTAAAAATCGTTCGGCCATGCTTTTGGTTCGACGCTTATGGTTTTCTACTCGGCAAAGCCTCACCTTACACCCGTTATCTCAATACTGTCATCTTCTATGCGCACACTTCCGGCATAATAGCAAAGTGGTACTCAACGTTGGAAGACATCAAATCGGAAGATTGGCTGATCGACCTCGACGAAGACAACACCTCCCAAATTGATCGCAACAATAACACCAGCCCTGCACTCGTTCGACAACTAATGACAATCATCACCATCGGATTGATCACATCTTTATTGGTATTCATCGGGGAGATAATCGTTCATCGGTTCGGCTACTAACTGAGCTGGTGAAAATAAACATAATtgcttcaaaattttatatgaAAGCGAAGGATATAGAACACACTTTCTGAATGGAGTTTCCGAATGCGAACGTTCGATAAATTGAAGAACCGAAACAGAAGAGCAATTGTTGTTATTCTGTTTCATAAATTGACCGAGAGCTCGGGTTCCTGTTCTAAATAACCTTGCTCAAAATAACTTGGTAAAATAACcaattaagaggatggatcagtcggtatgtcgcaaccgtgagtgcgagagagatagctgcaaataattttgaaatcgaaattctttgacacagtttgaccgattaaaaaaaggctctgtcagcctacgcaggacgatggcaaaaatcgactgacagagccttttcttaatcggtcaaactgtgtgtcaaagaattttaaCAGAATAATCGTGATGAATATAACCGATATACAAAATAACTCTAGTAAGCCAAAACGAGCACTCGCACGAACGTACCAATgcgaaggaaaaaattctcgagaCACCTCGAGATGCTAGACAtgttaaaaacaataaacaataaatttataatcaaGCATTTCGAATCTAGTTATGAAAATCCCACATAGGGTTTCATGTTTATCCGCaatcaatatttcaaatgaatatttctattattttccATAATCCAGTAATTACAAACTTAAAGTTCATGACGATTTAAATGACGATTTTTACTCTCGTGGTTATTCTGTTCATGGGTTATACAGTTAACCGATTTTTTTGTCCATGGTTATTTTGAACGAGGTTATTTGGGCCGGACAGCACTTCATCGATTTGCACGGTTTTCGATAATAATGGACCGATCAAGGTATTGTTATAGTCTGCACACATTCGTTGTTCAACGATAGAGAACGCTTTACACCGCGCGATTATGGCTCACACGTAAACGATACCTGCCGAGTATCGTTTGCAATTACCCAATGGATGGTGATCTATCTTATATACGAGCaaagaattcaaaaaataaatagataaaGGCGAAAGAAAGCTGCTCCTGAgcacataaaaaataaaaactagtAAGCGCGCCAAAATTCCTCCAAAATAAATCAGTGTTACGTAAACTAATTTACACGCAATATTGCTTTGTCGAATCGAGTCAGtccaaataaatgaaaatataaaacgttACGTAATAAAGATACGTTTGTATACACCAATCCCACGCGTGTATTCGGAAAATTTGCTTGTAAATTGTTTCTCAAAGAACCCTTTTGGCGAGCGAAACACAGAGATACCGATCTTCACTTCCGGTCAGCATCGCCCGAGGCAACTGTCAAGACTTGAACGATTAATATTCTCCACCCCAATGAAAGTTTCAAGATCAGCAGCAATGATTAAGCACTGGGGGGATGACGAGGATACACTTGGATAATGCATGTTCTCCAATTTATATCGATATTACGGCAGCAATGCGAACgaataataatagtatataCGCTGGCATATATTCGTTGATCAGTACCGTGGAGAACGGGAGCTAGACCGGGAGTTTTTctcgtacgaaaaaaaaattcgtgtcgCTTGTATCCATCAcgcgaataaataattatcgaATGAACAGTAAGATATAGAGAAAACTAAAGCCCGTAAGGATATTGGTCGTTCGAATGGCGCCTTCATAACAACTCAATCAATAACGTAAAAATTGTCAGAATTTATCGCCTGCTTCTCACCGAAAATGTACATGATAAAAATACTTTGTGCTtggatttttttatgttttgggATCGCTAAAAATGCGCCCGAAAGGACAAACTGGTTGGATAATCTGGCGAAAAGAATAGTGGAAAAATCAAAGTTTCGGCAAGTGAGATTACTGACGAGACTCGATGAGAACGAACATTTACAAGATCCAATCGTCGAAGACTTGATAATCAAACTGATGTATCATTTGCCTACAGTAAGGATAAATTATGGAAAAGACTTTCAAATTCCTGGTAAATCGCGAGCGAAGGATATCATTGATCCTCGCTTTCCGTTCGACACTACGGCGacactttttcttctcattgtCGAGTCCCTCGACACCTCAACGCTCTCAATGGCAAAACGATTCATCGATGTCGTAGCAAATATGGCCTCATTCCACTACAGCCCCAAGTTCATACTCATCACTTCGGTCACCGATATCCGAAATTTCAGCCTCGAGGAGTTGTTGGAGTATGCCTGGAGCCAGAGATTGCTTTCCTTCACGATCCTCGAAttgcctgaaaaaaaaacagtaagtTGAACAAAATATACCCGCATCGCGATTACCATTTTGATTTGTAGTCTTAGGTTCTAGGGAAATTGGGGTAATTCTGACCACCTAAAGAAAATTGATTAATAACCAACCACATGATGAAATTACAAAGTAAATTTTCGATCTATTTTACTCCTTGATATCTGGCTTACGATTTTCGATgttaattttaataaatagattaacaaatttctagatatttaacaaaaaacaACACTTCGTAAAATTCGGTTTTACCCCGAACCTCCGGGTTAATTCCGGACGGCCCTTGAGCTGAATCTAGATTGTATTAGAAATTGCTACACATATCGCAAACATATTTTCGACTCGTGTACTTTGGCTTGTGCAACTTTGTGAGCTAGCATTTCACACTCTATTTACATAATCCAGTCTTCGGATggcgaattttcatatttttcaaaagaaaaataacttttttgttttcacatcgTTCACTGCTACACTTCCAACTTCTAGGTAGCTTATCTAGCGGGTAAAAGCATTGACTTGTAGacctttaactgtcagataggCTTACCTAGAAGTTCGAACAACCCGCCCTCAATATCATACGTTGGTCTTTTCTTTCATATGTACTAGGTGAGTCATCTGTTTGCATAGCataacgtttttatttatttttaccagGATTCATTTACATTTGATAATTCAACTCATTAATAACTTTGAAGGAATGTcaaattcgaagaattttcgagaaatcgagTCGAGCAAAACGATATCGACAAAATGTCAAAGATGGTTTCAATTATCCAAgctgtcattttgacaggacgAGTGAACATTGTTTTTTCCGAATTAATTTAGCCCCACAATGGTGGTGTTTCAAGAACCAATCGTCGGAATCGcggaaaagcgatgacaatgAACAGCTAATATAAAAAGGGATTTACGACGTTACTAAAATTTGGAATCCCCCCAAACAAGTCGTCCGAAATTACCCCAAACTgcaaaatttgacaaattaatgaataatccaAAAACAGTAGGGTAAGCTCAAGCTTGAACTACGTTAATGATTCCCATATGAAGTAAGgatattaaattaattttttaaataacattGAAACCGTTTACCGCGTAGTTTCATCAATTAAATGTATAAGCAAAAATTAGATAAAAATGcacgaaattttatgatcGGTCTTACctcaaagaaaataaatcacttCACATCTTGAACAACGTGAGTACACTAAACATCGATAGGGCTGTCGCACGAGTTCAAGTGCATGAAAGTGGGGCTTccggaatataaaaatattgcagTGTCCATATTTACCCCGCGTCCGAAATTACCCCACTCTCCGCTATGCGCGTAACTCGATAAAATATAAGTTTAAAAGAATCGCAAGCTCGCTACGATCTCGTATTTCCACTTGTATTTCCCTAGGCGCGGTAAATGCCTCGTTCCATTTGCTTCTTTGGAGAAATatacgaatgaataaaaaaattttttcccgaACGGCGGTGCGtgactcgatttttcatgaTTAGACGAAACGAGTCACAGCAGATGAACTTGAAAAACGCGCGATGTTCCGAGTCTgacgaaattgatgaaattttgcaGGATGCGAGGCGGTGGCGGGTGCCCAAGagcgatgattttttctttggaCCGAACGACAGTCGATCGACGCTACCGATTATCCATGAATTAAATCCCTTTAAAAAGGAGTACACGAGAATAAAGTGGACGAGGAAAGATGGGCATGAGCTTTTTCCCAACAAAGTTGGTAACATGTGGGGTCATCCTTTGAGAATACGGGCGCTCGACATTCCACCATTTTCAATAGCGAAATTCAATGAGGACGGAGAACCGATTGAAATAAAAGGTTCAAATATGGAGCTGATAAAAGTACTGGCCGACAGATTGAACGCTTCGATAAAATGGATTCCTCagatggaaaatgaaaatttgtataacATCGACGACCCATTTCGCGTGGTGTACAATCTGATGGAATTGGAAAAGATTGATATGGAGTCATATTTGGCACCGCAATACTCCGTATCGACCAACAATACGTTGAGAACTACATCGGTATTGATGGATAAATTTTGCGCAATCGTGCCGATTATTTATCAAGTTAAAGTGCCCATTTCCATCGAAATGTGCAAAGCGTACTTGCTCAGTTGCGCTCTCGTCTTGACGTTCTGGCTATTGgcaaaatttttacatttcgaCGCTTCATTCTGGAAAACGTTCAATATTTGTCGCGTACTTTTCTTCGTACCAATAGGAATATTCCCTAAAACTAATGccgaacgaatgattttcgcTAGTTTACTCGTTACTGCGGGCATCATTTCGACAAACCTATACACGTCTTTGACGGACATAAGTTTGGAAACCACTCTCCCGAGGGAGATGAAAACATTCGAGAATCTTGATGATTCGGGATTAATACCGATCATCAGTTcgttctttttcaataaaactttTGGCAATGTGACAGGCGCgttgttgaatttgaaaaataaagcgaAAACTTCAATGCGCTCGCAAGATTGTCCAGCAATCGCagcaaaatacaaaaatgtaACTTGTTGCTTGGCCACATTGGGCGTCGATTTAAAAGCTGGCAATGAAAGCAATGCTCCTACGTTACAAATCGCTCAACCTTGTTTCTGGTACGACAGTACCGCCTTTACGATCGGTAAACGATCACCTTTTCGTTCTCACATCAATTACATCATTTGGAATTTGCATAGCGCAGGATTCATAAAGATATGGTACGAAGACCGAGAATCCTCGCGTCAATTGTCTTTCACCAAACCCGATGCCATACTCGAAAAAAGATTCAATCCCTACATTATTCGGGTCATCTTGTTTGCCATTATTATCGTCGGTTACTCTACATCGATGTTAGTTTTGCTCGCAGAAATAATAATCCATTCTGCATTAAAAAGATTTAAATCCATCCCGGCGATAAAggataaatgagaaaaatcgagaatGGCAAGATCGAAATGGAAAGTCAAAATACGATATTCGgaatataaaatttccaaTAATTATTTACATCTCTTGTAGTACGTAAATTATAAGAATAATCGGCCATCATATACATACGTGTTCTTAGTCGTGTTGCAAGATATAAATATCAATTGTACCGCAACagcgataaaatgaaaaatattgacaacCAACGTGTAATAATGAATTCGGGTTCTTCGTAAAGGCccgttgttttgtttttcgtctTACGTATCGCTCTATCGATCTCATTTCGACGGGAAAAACGGTGAGACTGTAGCTGCGAAATGATTCGATAATTCGAGCGAGATATCAGCGAGATTGGCAGTACTGTGCtgaaaaaagaacgaagaaaaagtagGAACGTGAAGAATTTACATGGACAATAACAACGTATTGTTCGGGTCACGTATTTTCCGAAACTTTTCTTGCGCGATTagtcttttttgttttgacgCTGTCATTGGCACTGTCGTCCGAGACGGAAGAATCCCTCAGAGTCTTTCGCCCCCTACCGACGTTGCGTTCCTCATTTTCCGAACCCACGGATTCACGGTTCGATTTTCGTCTCTGCCGTTGGGGCGGCTGATTTTGCGTCTCCATAACTTCTCTCAAATGCTTCTTCTTTGCCTCCCAAAACATCTCTTGCCGCTGGGCTATTTCCGGGTACCTCTCCGTAAAATCTTTGTTACTCGGGGCTATTAGTTTCCAACCGCGTTTTGCATGATGACGAGCCAAATTTACAAATATCTCTTTAATCTCCTCAGAAGGTAGTTTTATCATCGACGAGACAGCTTTACGGTCCACATACTCGTGCTCGGTGAAACATAACAACTGTAAAATATTCAACacttcttttatttatttttcttttctcatgtTACATTTGGTCATCTTGACCgtcaactctttttttttcaatataggATGTTGAAAAATACTCACGACATAATCGCGTGCTCTGCACATCAATTCAGCGGCTATACCACTGTGAGACGATATCGTATCCTTAGGATATATCAGTTCGCTATTTACGACCCAGTTACCTTGAACCAAAACTGCAACTTGTTgcaaatatttaataattgcAATTGCCTCGTGGTCCGTCGATAAAATCGATCGCAGTTGCGTAAAAGATAATATTTTagctgaaagaaaaaaaaatgcttttatcGTAGCGCAATACCATTTTTAATCTTGTAATTATAAAAAGGTTGATAATGCGCatgaatttcgaatattctttttcgtttgttgATTCATTTGTGACTTTGGTATTaccatctttcatgagaattcGTATTTGATCGAGGAGTGGCAACGTTCTTATATAAACGAGCGACGTTCCATGATTCGATGCACTCGCAACCGCATATTGTTCCGTTTTCATTGGTGGTGCTAACATTTTCAGATACTCGTTACGCGTCAATTTTAACGTGTTAACGGATTCGTCAGTCGACGAGCAATACATATCCAGCCTCATCAGCTGGATGATAGAATTAGGAATTCGaatcaaaacaaattttcaaatatcctTAAATCTACAATCTCATAATTTCAaagattatataaaaaaattttttcatatatttttcaagcattatttttgaaagtttcacaactcagaattttcaattgtaCATTCTGATTGGTTCATGCCTTCTATCTTATTACATAGTTCTTAGTAATTGGATTTACTCGGCATGTAAACAATGAATACGGTTGATATTAAAACAAATGCCATACCTCAGCCTGCGAACTGTTGGTCTCGCGGTATTGTGTTTCTATCCACGATTCTTCAAGACTTTTTTTCGACTGTTCTTGGAACGATTGTTCAcgcatttttgtaaaaaagtcTGACTTTTGTCGAGCAAATGTAACATTCACTTGTTTCACTgcctcttcctcttcttcgccatctattttttttgtaaacatgaataaatttaacaatactCTTTGCTGAAATGTTGGTTAGTAGTAAAAACGAGTTGTTACTTAAATTTAAATACAAGAGATCTGAACAGAAAACTATTTGTACCTTCACCAAGATTCTTGGTTTCATCTTTTCCTCCCTTTCCTCCTTTGTCAAAATAGTTAAATTGCGGACGCATCTGCAAAATACTCTTGAGAGGCGTTATGTGAAGTTCACCGTCTTGATAAACGCCTACCGAATAATTGGAACAATCCGGCAATGCTCTCGAGGATTGTAAAATAGTTTTATCCATCATGGAGCTTGAAATTTGTACAATATCTTGAATATATATCTCTAATACTCAATCAATTatggaaaataaacgattttatAGTATTAAACATGAtatacctttcaaaagttcttTCCTCATTTTCTTGGCATGATTTGCTTATAACTCCATCAGCATTGGCAGCGATTTGAGCTCCTTTGCTCTGATCGTAAGTCGCACTTCGAGAGTCTATCTCCACTTCGATGAGAGCTTCCTGATTCTTTGGTTTCAACATGGTTTTGATGAATTTAGCATTGTCATAACCTGCTTCCGCAGGACGTATTGGATATTGAAAGACATATAATTTGTCTGCAAGATTCTTTGCGAGAAATACCGGAATCTATAAGTGCAAAAAAACGGATCAAAACTTTTATTAAAACAATGGATCGAATTCCAACGAAAcatctaaatttttttcattaaaaaggATCGAATAGATACAACAACGAACGTTGCACATTCAAATCGTATACAAATTGTCATGAAAACCGAATCACATGTGTATTcgtaattgtcaaattcaaaCATAACCTAATAACGGCACGTTTTCGGCGTCgacatttttaatgaaacacgataattcttcatttctttcaaTTACGATACCTCTTTGATTACCGGATCATCGTCAGTCTCCATGGTACTGAGATCCGTCATTCCACTAGACTCGACCccgaccgaaaaaaaacgtgacgaattattataaaataattattttaacacGCCAATCAAATTAACTCCACCAACACGTTCGTTCGTCTCTATTTGCTCTTTGCTCTGTTTCAAAAAACTATCAAGATAACGCGACCAAGCTGAACACCAAAAGCCGCCGCAGGTGGTACATCAGATTCAAGCTAAAATCTCCTCCGATCATTTCGCTATCTAGATATCGAAGCTCCGTGAACTTGGCCGActgattttgaatttcttattcttcttatttttctgtgaatataattttggaatttattatttataacgcGTATATTATTCATGGATTCATAGACTGATGACTGTGTTTGATTTAACAAATGCATTGCATGAAAGCTTTACACAAAaagcgatttgaaaaattaacgagtTGGAGAGCGTTATAATTACGACGTGCAAAAAGAtgataattcatttttcaaatataacgCGCTAAATCTTGCGGTAGTAAAACGAACTATCTTAAACAtcggtatatatatatatatatatataaggttgtcaataataattatattcaTAATACCTGCTGCGTTTGACAGATATGTGCCTTTCTTCATCATATTTTAACTTTCAACAACATATTCATCAATGATAAAATCTAATTTAAATTGAACACAAAAGAACCAGTGTTTTTTTGGATTCAATTAAAATGGAGGTGAAACCGAAAATGGAACATTTATTAACACTAAAAGGTAATTTTCCAacctgaaaaatgaattcataTTGACATTTCAATGAGGATGGCTTTAACCAAATCGATGTCGagtgaattaaaaattgaattttcaatcgaatcgaAGCAATATAAGAAGcagttacgaaaaatcgtgtatagaaaaaaataagaaaactcGGATTCTTGAAAATGttcttataacaattttttatagtAATGAGATTGACACGTCCAACACTGGCTAGTCCAATAGTGGTGACATGCGACTCTACGGACTTACCAGGTAATACCTTGAacaacgaattgaaaaatgattgtacAGCACTTCAAGGAATGGAAAGTCTTGCTGTGGGACAATTCATGGTATTGCCTCAAAGTTTTGGGTAAGTTCAttgattcaattattttcctgCTCAATTCCTTTTTACATGCGGCTTTCATAGATAAATCAACTCCTGCAGGAATATCCATCTGGGTGAAATATTTTCTAGTTATTTATGCGTCCACAATGGCAGTAATCAAATGGTTAAGAACGTTCGCATAAAGGTAACATTTTGAACATTTTGTTTCCATAACATTTTAAAAATGGTAATGCTGTA includes the following:
- the Polr3E gene encoding DNA-directed RNA polymerase III subunit RPC5, whose translation is MTDLSTMETDDDPVIKEIPVFLAKNLADKLYVFQYPIRPAEAGYDNAKFIKTMLKPKNQEALIEVEIDSRSATYDQSKGAQIAANADGVISKSCQENEERTFESSMMDKTILQSSRALPDCSNYSVGVYQDGELHITPLKSILQMRPQFNYFDKGGKGGKDETKNLGEDGEEEEEAVKQVNVTFARQKSDFFTKMREQSFQEQSKKSLEESWIETQYRETNSSQAELMRLDMYCSSTDESVNTLKLTRNEYLKMLAPPMKTEQYAVASASNHGTSLVYIRTLPLLDQIRILMKDAKILSFTQLRSILSTDHEAIAIIKYLQQVAVLVQGNWVVNSELIYPKDTISSHSGIAAELMCRARDYVLLCFTEHEYVDRKAVSSMIKLPSEEIKEIFVNLARHHAKRGWKLIAPSNKDFTERYPEIAQRQEMFWEAKKKHLREVMETQNQPPQRQRRKSNRESVGSENEERNVGRGRKTLRDSSVSDDSANDSVKTKKTNRARKVSENT
- the LOC122413835 gene encoding uncharacterized protein, whose product is MIIEQLVKNESSLNPQVRDFRFRLMRNVPTIVCKLGAEKRGSSTDCVSNKDGYAQSSMLYAIVSDVSKYGPLKSTIESLAAFSEWKAERILLVLMSEKPRKKLEGLFKFAWAKKLLDFTIIELIEARVPEELADSVPRPVIHHYNPFKKEYTRINWTPNENFFPRKGLNMWGYRLKIGVLHEPPMSFVKFNESSKIPISLKGANINLVKLMAERLNFTAVWVAFQQFSEIRQDPTPSGLYRLMNSEKIDLLASMSPHHTNSKEYRIQRTSSVMVDRLCPVVPITRTVHVFNVADTIRTFPVVLVILIVFWIPAYLLKFDSRYWKPISIFKLFLGFAWATAPKNNAERVVFACILFLSVIYFNTMFASSTKARFIYDKAASITTFQDLDDSGLTPMVSSFLYNKTFAQDEGSLSNLKKKSIAVSDIGKCPFYAAKHNNICCIMGERDVLLTMVGNEDYRHRLKIVRPCFWFDAYGFLLGKASPYTRYLNTVIFYAHTSGIIAKWYSTLEDIKSEDWLIDLDEDNTSQIDRNNNTSPALVRQLMTIITIGLITSLLVFIGEIIVHRFGY
- the LOC122413192 gene encoding uncharacterized protein, which encodes MYMIKILCAWIFLCFGIAKNAPERTNWLDNLAKRIVEKSKFRQVRLLTRLDENEHLQDPIVEDLIIKLMYHLPTVRINYGKDFQIPGKSRAKDIIDPRFPFDTTATLFLLIVESLDTSTLSMAKRFIDVVANMASFHYSPKFILITSVTDIRNFSLEELLEYAWSQRLLSFTILELPEKKTDARRWRVPKSDDFFFGPNDSRSTLPIIHELNPFKKEYTRIKWTRKDGHELFPNKVGNMWGHPLRIRALDIPPFSIAKFNEDGEPIEIKGSNMELIKVLADRLNASIKWIPQMENENLYNIDDPFRVVYNLMELEKIDMESYLAPQYSVSTNNTLRTTSVLMDKFCAIVPIIYQVKVPISIEMCKAYLLSCALVLTFWLLAKFLHFDASFWKTFNICRVLFFVPIGIFPKTNAERMIFASLLVTAGIISTNLYTSLTDISLETTLPREMKTFENLDDSGLIPIISSFFFNKTFGNVTGALLNLKNKAKTSMRSQDCPAIAAKYKNVTCCLATLGVDLKAGNESNAPTLQIAQPCFWYDSTAFTIGKRSPFRSHINYIIWNLHSAGFIKIWYEDRESSRQLSFTKPDAILEKRFNPYIIRVILFAIIIVGYSTSMLVLLAEIIIHSALKRFKSIPAIKDK